A genome region from Natronosalvus rutilus includes the following:
- a CDS encoding DUF7344 domain-containing protein — protein sequence MSQPNMMDERARSIDLTTSDRHRLLADDRRRLVLDILAGTTTPVDLEELAAGIAAREDGVNTPDEGGADRVATTLHHHHLPKMADMYVLEYDPKTNVIRPSGVSLDDVRPGDIDIE from the coding sequence ATGTCACAGCCAAATATGATGGACGAACGTGCGCGCTCAATTGATCTCACCACGAGCGATCGCCATCGATTGCTTGCCGACGACAGACGACGGCTGGTGCTCGACATTCTCGCCGGAACGACTACGCCAGTCGATCTCGAGGAGCTGGCCGCCGGTATTGCAGCTCGCGAGGATGGAGTCAACACACCCGACGAGGGGGGCGCCGACCGCGTTGCGACTACCCTCCACCACCATCACCTCCCCAAGATGGCCGATATGTACGTGCTCGAGTACGATCCGAAGACGAACGTGATTCGGCCATCGGGGGTTTCGCTCGACGACGTCCGTCCTGGCGACATTGACATCGAGTAA
- a CDS encoding PAS domain S-box protein gives MQPEPLTDSLRETLAVFDGSDEPWTTPEVAAVLDLGRRSTYARLERLVERDCLETKKVGANARVWWRPTRTSATDETLTDWPSDSPDAIETLLESVEETAVFALSVDGAVRFWTSGAERTFGYEPDAIIGEHLSVLHTDDDREAGVPDRHLKRTSERGLIRDEGWRVCADGSRFWAAVKLEAVRDDGSLRGYAAVVHDITDRRKRERELRQERDLTERLLETAPVGLAVAQADGTVERINTRARNHLDVETTEVSRLTVDDFDVAGLDGNPLTATDNPVSRAVETGESVSDRLVTREGSDGTRRWISVTATPLLEEGIVERVVIAGRDVSRLRRKQRQLERQHEELRTELDEVFERISDGFMAVDERWELTYLNDTAAAMFDRNEEGLLGEPIWEALPGLSGTDFEVAYREAMETQEPTVVDAYYPPFDAWYRDVAYPSESGLSIYFQDITERKEAETALRDSEERLRLALEAGELGAWELDLQTEASPERSPRHDRIFGYEDPVDDWSFERFLEHVHPADRDRVERQFEAAFESGEWSFECRILGADGELRWIRARGEFFFEDGDPVRAVGVVADVTDRKERERELEQYERAVETIDDGVYILDDDHRVKMVNDGFLSMTGYDRGKLVGEPAETVFSPESVDLADEKQTELESGDREFAVLEEVIHRADGTSIDVESRFEVFEFDDGSTGRVGTVRDISERVERERELEEVRRRYRTLVDHFPNGAVALVDEDLRYVTFGGTPEGTTDVTRGALEGDLLEDALPEQIAEVVVPRYEAALEGEGATFEETVDDRVYQFFFAPVRDADGDVFAAMGMSQDITERKRHENRLEALYESSRRFLTADTASAIGKTLTETAQEVLDLPGIVVYDYDDDRNRLVPGGSSAESGFMRDDFPVVSLDERSLTGHVFDCGENRYYENVLESPFLQVSPEETEMRAGLFVPLGSEGVLIAGSREVDGLDASTRRLVALLATNAEAAYERVNNERALKRQHEQLAALNSLNEVVREITDAVIDQSTREEIEATVCEHLAESDSYLFAWIGDVDTTQTVNLRTEAGVDGYLDGVTITVDADDDRSEGPTGRALRTGEIQTTQDIDTDARYDPWRDRVEPYGFRSSAVVPIVHEGTVYGVLNVYAERANAFEGQECALIGQLGEIVGHAIAAADRKQALMSDELVELEFRIQDIFATVEAPVETAGTITLDQAVQIEDDEYLVYGTATPDAVDGVAGLTEAIPHWKDVTFRSAGSPTGFVLRLSSPPVLSVVASLGGVVERVVIEDGDYRMTIHLAPTVDVRRVIDAVEASYPNVEMVRRRQITRPHDDPQRIQRQLVADLTDRQRAALNAAYHAGYFEWPRESSGEDVAASLDVAPPTFHQHLRKAERKVLDSLFSNEVQAEG, from the coding sequence ATGCAGCCGGAGCCGCTGACCGACAGCCTTCGCGAGACGCTCGCCGTCTTCGACGGGTCGGACGAGCCGTGGACGACCCCCGAGGTCGCTGCGGTGCTCGATCTCGGTCGGCGAAGTACGTACGCCAGACTCGAACGGCTCGTGGAGCGAGACTGCCTCGAGACGAAGAAGGTCGGTGCGAATGCCCGTGTGTGGTGGCGGCCGACGCGGACGTCTGCCACCGACGAGACGCTCACCGACTGGCCGAGCGATAGCCCTGACGCGATCGAGACGCTCCTCGAATCGGTCGAGGAGACCGCCGTCTTCGCCCTCAGCGTCGACGGTGCGGTCCGGTTCTGGACGTCGGGCGCCGAGCGCACTTTCGGATACGAACCCGACGCGATCATCGGCGAGCATCTCTCGGTACTCCACACCGACGACGACCGCGAGGCGGGCGTTCCGGACCGTCACCTGAAGCGGACGTCCGAACGCGGCTTGATTCGGGACGAGGGGTGGCGCGTCTGTGCGGACGGGTCGCGATTCTGGGCGGCCGTCAAACTCGAGGCCGTTCGGGACGACGGTTCGCTCCGGGGGTACGCGGCGGTCGTCCACGACATTACCGACCGCCGCAAGCGCGAACGAGAGCTGCGCCAGGAGCGTGACCTCACGGAGCGGCTCCTCGAGACGGCGCCGGTCGGCCTCGCGGTCGCTCAAGCGGATGGGACGGTCGAACGGATCAACACTCGAGCGAGAAACCACCTCGACGTCGAGACCACCGAGGTCTCGAGACTCACCGTCGACGACTTCGACGTCGCAGGCCTCGACGGCAATCCGCTTACGGCCACGGACAATCCGGTATCGCGGGCGGTCGAGACCGGCGAATCGGTTTCTGATCGTCTCGTGACGCGCGAGGGCTCGGATGGAACGCGGCGGTGGATTTCGGTCACGGCTACGCCACTGCTCGAAGAAGGGATCGTTGAACGGGTCGTGATCGCCGGGCGGGACGTCTCGCGTCTCAGACGAAAGCAACGCCAGCTCGAGCGCCAGCACGAGGAGTTGCGAACCGAACTCGACGAGGTGTTCGAACGGATTAGCGACGGGTTCATGGCGGTCGACGAGCGGTGGGAGTTGACCTACCTCAACGACACTGCGGCAGCCATGTTCGACCGGAACGAGGAGGGCCTCCTCGGCGAACCGATATGGGAGGCGCTCCCCGGCCTCTCCGGGACCGACTTCGAAGTCGCCTACCGCGAGGCGATGGAAACGCAGGAACCGACCGTCGTTGATGCCTATTATCCGCCATTCGATGCCTGGTACCGCGACGTCGCCTACCCGTCCGAATCGGGACTGTCGATCTACTTCCAGGACATCACGGAGCGAAAGGAGGCCGAAACGGCGCTCCGTGACAGCGAAGAACGCCTCCGTCTCGCGCTCGAGGCTGGCGAACTGGGCGCCTGGGAACTCGACCTGCAGACCGAAGCCTCCCCCGAGCGGTCGCCTCGCCACGACCGCATCTTCGGCTACGAGGACCCCGTCGACGATTGGAGCTTCGAGCGTTTCCTCGAGCACGTTCACCCGGCCGACCGCGACCGCGTCGAACGACAGTTCGAGGCCGCGTTCGAGAGCGGCGAGTGGTCGTTCGAGTGTCGCATCCTCGGTGCGGACGGCGAACTGCGCTGGATCAGGGCTCGCGGCGAGTTTTTCTTCGAGGACGGCGACCCGGTTCGCGCGGTCGGCGTCGTCGCCGACGTCACGGATCGAAAGGAGCGCGAGCGGGAACTCGAGCAGTACGAACGCGCCGTCGAAACGATCGACGATGGCGTCTACATCCTCGACGACGACCACCGGGTCAAGATGGTGAACGACGGGTTCTTGTCGATGACGGGGTACGACCGGGGGAAACTCGTCGGAGAACCCGCCGAAACCGTCTTCAGTCCGGAGTCCGTCGACCTGGCGGACGAGAAACAGACCGAACTGGAGTCGGGCGATCGGGAGTTCGCCGTCCTCGAGGAGGTTATCCACCGGGCCGATGGCACCTCGATAGACGTCGAGAGCCGATTCGAGGTGTTCGAGTTCGACGACGGGTCGACCGGACGCGTGGGGACCGTTCGAGACATCAGCGAGCGCGTCGAACGCGAACGGGAACTCGAGGAAGTGCGCCGTCGCTACCGGACGCTCGTCGACCACTTCCCCAACGGTGCAGTCGCCCTCGTCGACGAGGACCTCCGCTACGTCACCTTCGGCGGGACGCCAGAAGGAACGACGGACGTGACCAGAGGCGCCCTCGAAGGCGATCTGCTCGAGGACGCACTTCCCGAGCAGATCGCCGAGGTCGTCGTCCCCCGCTACGAGGCCGCACTCGAGGGCGAAGGCGCCACGTTCGAGGAGACGGTAGACGACCGCGTCTATCAGTTTTTCTTCGCGCCCGTTCGAGACGCCGACGGCGACGTGTTCGCTGCCATGGGAATGTCCCAGGACATCACGGAGCGAAAGCGCCACGAGAATCGGCTCGAGGCGCTGTACGAATCCTCGCGCAGGTTCCTCACCGCCGACACGGCGTCGGCCATTGGTAAAACTCTGACTGAAACGGCCCAGGAGGTCCTCGATCTCCCCGGTATCGTGGTCTACGACTACGACGACGACCGCAACCGACTCGTTCCTGGTGGTTCCTCCGCCGAATCCGGGTTCATGCGTGACGACTTTCCGGTCGTTTCGCTCGACGAGAGGAGCCTCACGGGTCACGTGTTCGATTGCGGCGAGAACCGCTATTACGAGAACGTCCTCGAGTCGCCGTTCCTGCAGGTATCACCCGAGGAAACCGAGATGCGCGCCGGTCTCTTCGTCCCGCTTGGATCGGAGGGGGTGCTCATCGCCGGCTCGCGAGAGGTCGACGGGCTCGATGCGAGCACTCGTCGGCTGGTGGCGTTACTGGCGACAAACGCCGAGGCGGCCTACGAGCGGGTGAACAACGAACGCGCGCTCAAGCGCCAACACGAGCAACTCGCGGCCCTGAACAGCCTCAACGAGGTCGTCAGGGAGATCACCGACGCCGTCATCGACCAATCCACGCGCGAAGAGATCGAGGCGACGGTCTGTGAGCACCTCGCCGAATCCGACTCGTATCTGTTCGCTTGGATCGGCGACGTCGACACCACTCAGACGGTGAACCTGCGGACCGAAGCCGGCGTCGACGGGTACCTCGACGGCGTCACGATCACCGTCGATGCCGACGACGACCGGAGCGAGGGGCCCACCGGTCGGGCCCTCCGAACGGGCGAGATCCAGACGACGCAGGACATCGATACCGACGCTCGCTACGACCCCTGGCGTGACCGCGTCGAGCCCTACGGTTTCCGATCGTCAGCGGTCGTCCCGATCGTTCACGAGGGAACGGTGTACGGCGTCCTGAACGTCTACGCGGAACGAGCGAATGCGTTCGAGGGCCAGGAGTGCGCGCTGATCGGCCAACTCGGCGAAATCGTCGGACACGCGATTGCCGCTGCCGATCGGAAACAGGCCCTCATGAGCGACGAACTCGTCGAACTCGAGTTCCGGATTCAGGACATCTTCGCGACGGTCGAGGCACCCGTCGAGACGGCGGGAACGATCACGCTCGACCAGGCGGTTCAGATCGAAGACGACGAGTACCTCGTCTACGGCACCGCGACGCCGGACGCAGTCGACGGCGTGGCCGGCCTCACCGAAGCCATCCCCCACTGGAAGGACGTAACCTTCCGCTCGGCGGGCTCTCCGACGGGATTCGTGCTCCGCTTGTCTAGCCCACCGGTGCTCTCGGTGGTCGCCTCCCTCGGCGGTGTCGTCGAACGGGTCGTCATCGAAGACGGCGACTATCGGATGACAATCCACCTCGCCCCGACCGTCGACGTGCGACGGGTGATCGACGCCGTCGAGGCGTCCTACCCGAACGTCGAAATGGTCAGAAGGAGACAGATTACCCGACCTCACGACGACCCGCAGCGTATCCAGCGCCAGCTCGTCGCGGACCTCACCGACCGACAGCGCGCCGCCCTGAACGCCGCCTATCACGCGGGCTACTTCGAGTGGCCGCGCGAATCGTCGGGCGAAGACGTCGCGGCGTCGCTGGACGTGGCGCCCCCGACTTTCCATCAGCACCTCCGAAAGGCCGAACGGAAAGTGCTCGATTCGCTGTTCTCGAACGAGGTGCAGGCCGAAGGGTAA
- a CDS encoding flippase — MSSRTLNHIVRGFKAMLVARAIYMGSSAVLMVVLARFLLDPDGYGTLFWAIGVLSVVQLIAGGGLGKSAARYLAEYREKAPGQIPRVLELTVAVQVLCIAVVSVILLFGHDRIAAVLGDGAVAPFLAAGAVYVLAMSFHGLAIITFQGFNMLGYSAAVQAIGGVSRLLFAVAFVVAGFGALGAFFGYVVGYAIAAVFGITVLYLQCYRAFERASSFEPGLPRRVLEYSVPLTATRGANVIDKQIDIVLVGFFLNPVAVAFYTLAKQVVDFVLAPADSLGFTISPNFGEQKAAGDIEYARTLYETALTNTLLLYVPAAVGLAIVAEPFVTLVFGGDYAGAIPVLQVLCVFVVLQAITNLTSDSLDYLGRARARAMAKGGTALANFGLNVVLIPTIGVVGAAIATVATHSIYVGVNLYVVHAELSLCLEELAATVGKIVAITGVMGLLVVVLAPFISSLGMLFASIAVGVAVWAGLAFASGLIDPQDVRTVLGSGSDV, encoded by the coding sequence ATGAGTTCACGCACGCTGAATCACATCGTACGCGGCTTCAAGGCTATGCTCGTCGCTCGAGCGATCTACATGGGCTCGAGCGCGGTGCTGATGGTCGTTCTGGCGCGATTCCTCCTCGATCCCGACGGCTACGGCACGCTGTTCTGGGCGATCGGCGTGCTGAGCGTCGTCCAGTTGATCGCCGGCGGTGGCCTCGGGAAGTCCGCCGCGCGCTACCTCGCCGAGTATCGGGAGAAGGCCCCCGGCCAGATTCCTCGCGTCCTCGAGTTGACCGTCGCCGTGCAGGTGCTCTGCATCGCGGTCGTCTCGGTCATCCTGCTCTTTGGCCACGATCGGATCGCCGCGGTACTCGGCGACGGGGCCGTCGCGCCGTTTCTCGCTGCCGGGGCCGTCTACGTCCTGGCCATGTCGTTCCACGGCCTCGCTATCATCACTTTCCAGGGGTTCAACATGCTCGGGTACAGCGCCGCCGTCCAGGCGATCGGCGGCGTCTCGCGGCTCCTGTTCGCCGTCGCGTTCGTCGTCGCCGGCTTCGGCGCGCTCGGGGCCTTCTTCGGCTACGTCGTTGGCTACGCCATCGCCGCCGTCTTCGGGATTACCGTCCTCTACCTCCAGTGTTATCGCGCCTTCGAGCGAGCGTCGTCGTTCGAACCGGGGCTCCCCCGCCGGGTGCTCGAGTACAGCGTACCCCTCACTGCGACCCGGGGGGCGAACGTCATCGACAAACAGATCGACATCGTCCTCGTTGGGTTCTTCCTCAACCCGGTAGCCGTCGCCTTCTACACCCTCGCGAAGCAGGTCGTCGATTTCGTCCTCGCGCCAGCGGATTCCCTCGGGTTCACCATCTCGCCCAACTTCGGCGAACAGAAGGCCGCTGGCGACATCGAGTACGCCCGAACGCTCTACGAGACGGCGCTGACGAACACGCTGTTGCTCTACGTCCCCGCGGCCGTCGGCCTGGCCATCGTCGCCGAGCCGTTCGTGACCCTCGTCTTTGGCGGCGACTACGCCGGCGCCATCCCCGTGTTGCAGGTGCTCTGTGTCTTCGTCGTCCTGCAGGCGATTACGAACCTCACGAGCGACAGCTTAGATTACCTCGGACGCGCTCGCGCTCGAGCGATGGCCAAAGGCGGAACCGCCCTCGCCAACTTCGGGCTCAACGTCGTCCTGATCCCGACCATCGGCGTCGTCGGCGCAGCCATCGCGACGGTCGCCACCCACTCGATTTACGTCGGCGTGAACCTCTACGTCGTCCACGCCGAACTCTCCTTGTGCCTCGAGGAACTCGCGGCGACGGTCGGGAAAATCGTCGCTATCACCGGCGTCATGGGGCTGCTGGTCGTCGTCCTCGCGCCCTTCATCTCGAGCCTGGGCATGCTGTTCGCGAGCATCGCCGTCGGCGTGGCCGTCTGGGCCGGACTCGCCTTCGCCAGTGGGTTGATCGATCCGCAGGACGTGCGAACGGTGCTGGGCTCGGGGAGCGACGTCTGA
- a CDS encoding carbohydrate ABC transporter permease, which yields MALVESETADETPDGTLERLDTQRIALYVVLVGLIAFYLSPLWGGMTTAFKTDAGFVQTTPLIPPTPEWFTLAPWQEAFGRLQGGLLNSVTFVVPATVLSALFGSLAAYGLTKLSWRGQVGVLVIFLAGVFLPYQSVLVPLRQFWSMVGLADLLSFAPFLAERVDLIELTITHTAYGIPICTILFRSYYKGMDDDMIEAAKIDGANAFGIYKRIVFPLSLPMFAVTLIYQFTQVWNDLLFALVLVSSRSNYVVTQSLNELQGSLAQEYNIQMAGAFIAALPTILIYVIFGRQFAQGITGAS from the coding sequence ATGGCACTCGTCGAATCCGAAACGGCCGACGAAACGCCCGACGGAACGCTCGAGCGCCTCGACACCCAGCGAATCGCGCTCTACGTGGTCCTGGTCGGCTTGATCGCGTTCTACCTCTCACCGCTGTGGGGCGGGATGACGACCGCGTTCAAGACCGACGCCGGTTTCGTCCAGACGACGCCGCTGATCCCGCCAACTCCCGAGTGGTTCACTCTCGCGCCGTGGCAGGAGGCGTTCGGCCGATTGCAGGGCGGACTCCTCAACAGCGTCACGTTCGTCGTTCCGGCGACGGTCCTGTCGGCGCTGTTCGGCAGCCTCGCCGCGTACGGCCTGACGAAGCTCTCCTGGCGCGGCCAGGTCGGCGTCCTCGTAATCTTCCTCGCGGGGGTCTTCCTGCCGTATCAGTCCGTACTGGTGCCGCTCCGGCAGTTCTGGTCGATGGTCGGTCTCGCCGACCTGCTCTCGTTTGCGCCCTTCCTCGCCGAGCGGGTGGACCTGATCGAACTGACGATCACGCACACCGCCTACGGAATTCCGATCTGTACGATCCTGTTTCGATCGTACTACAAGGGGATGGACGACGATATGATCGAAGCGGCGAAGATCGACGGTGCGAACGCGTTCGGTATCTACAAGCGGATCGTCTTCCCGCTGTCGCTGCCAATGTTCGCGGTGACGCTCATCTACCAGTTCACCCAGGTCTGGAACGACCTGCTGTTCGCGCTCGTCCTCGTCAGTTCGCGCTCGAACTACGTCGTTACCCAATCGTTGAACGAACTGCAGGGATCGCTGGCCCAGGAGTACAACATTCAGATGGCCGGCGCGTTCATCGCCGCGTTGCCGACGATTCTCATCTACGTGATCTTCGGCCGCCAGTTCGCCCAGGGAATCACGGGTGCATCGTAA
- a CDS encoding succinylglutamate desuccinylase/aspartoacylase family protein translates to MSEDRADSSSADGGPGEDVFTYNGGRVDPGESANIRYGISETYLGDPVRIPVTVINGTHPGPTVFLSAAAHGDELNGIEVVREVAHDWNHADLHGTLICLPVMNVPGFLAQERYLPIYDRDLNRSFPGREDSTSARRMAHRIFTNFIEPCDLGIDFHTSTRGRTNMLHVRANIDDADVERLAKAFSSNVIIAGQGPSGTLRREATDAGVPTITVEMGEAHRFQRQLIDRSLTGVASVLAEFGLHPDSSVHWPGWRVIIDDAGEKTWLRADAGGIVDMKHSSGDLVREGETICAITNPFKEEDVIVTVEAPFTGLLVGVLENPVVYPGNPLCHLVKLDDTILHALEREIERQDPFLETLE, encoded by the coding sequence ATGAGCGAGGATCGCGCCGACTCGAGTTCGGCCGACGGCGGGCCCGGCGAGGACGTGTTCACCTACAACGGTGGACGCGTCGACCCGGGTGAGTCGGCGAACATTCGATACGGAATCAGCGAGACATACCTCGGCGATCCGGTCCGCATCCCCGTGACGGTCATCAACGGCACCCACCCGGGACCGACGGTCTTCCTGTCGGCGGCGGCCCACGGCGACGAACTGAACGGCATCGAGGTCGTCCGCGAGGTGGCCCACGATTGGAACCACGCCGACCTCCACGGGACGCTGATCTGTCTCCCCGTGATGAACGTCCCGGGCTTCCTGGCCCAGGAGCGGTACCTGCCGATCTACGACCGGGACCTGAACCGGTCGTTTCCCGGCCGGGAGGACAGCACCAGCGCGCGGCGGATGGCTCACCGGATTTTCACAAATTTCATCGAGCCCTGCGACCTCGGAATCGACTTTCACACGTCAACCCGCGGCCGAACGAACATGCTCCACGTGCGGGCGAATATCGACGACGCCGACGTCGAACGGCTCGCGAAGGCGTTCAGTTCCAACGTCATCATCGCCGGGCAGGGGCCGTCCGGCACCCTCCGCCGGGAGGCGACCGACGCCGGGGTCCCGACGATCACCGTCGAGATGGGGGAGGCTCACCGCTTCCAGCGACAGCTCATCGACCGGTCGCTCACGGGCGTCGCGAGCGTGCTCGCGGAGTTCGGTCTCCACCCCGACTCTTCGGTCCACTGGCCCGGCTGGCGCGTAATCATCGACGACGCGGGCGAGAAGACCTGGCTCCGGGCCGACGCCGGCGGCATCGTCGACATGAAACACTCGAGCGGCGACCTTGTCCGGGAAGGGGAGACGATCTGTGCGATCACCAACCCGTTCAAGGAAGAAGACGTCATCGTCACGGTCGAAGCGCCGTTCACGGGCCTGCTCGTGGGCGTCCTCGAGAATCCAGTGGTTTACCCCGGCAATCCGCTGTGTCACCTCGTCAAACTAGACGACACCATCTTGCACGCCCTCGAGCGCGAAATCGAACGACAGGACCCATTCTTAGAGACCCTCGAGTAG
- a CDS encoding GNAT family N-acetyltransferase: MDLREATSADSDIIRSVAQHSLAESYTHFLDDETIDEAVGNWYGDDLEDAVEREHEVYVVAEDDGETVGFSQSELVGENHSVGRIEWIHVDPDHRGSGIGPRLLARTREALLDAGAEQIQGVVLEANEVGNEFYATHGFDRVGSRELEVGDETHTENVYVESDHDDDTWRALETIDDDGQTRYVSYGEPARGSKAPFYTVYANETASKRYGWFCGNCDSLDNAMDSMGRIICNSCDNRRKATRWDASYL; the protein is encoded by the coding sequence ATGGACCTACGCGAAGCCACGTCCGCGGACAGCGACATAATCCGGTCGGTCGCACAGCACTCGCTCGCCGAGTCCTACACCCACTTTCTGGACGACGAAACTATCGACGAGGCCGTCGGGAACTGGTACGGCGACGACCTCGAGGACGCGGTCGAACGCGAACACGAGGTGTACGTCGTCGCGGAGGACGACGGCGAGACCGTGGGGTTCTCCCAGAGCGAACTCGTCGGCGAGAATCACAGCGTCGGGCGCATCGAGTGGATTCACGTCGATCCGGACCACCGCGGGAGCGGAATCGGCCCGCGGCTGCTGGCTCGCACGCGCGAGGCCCTCCTCGACGCCGGGGCGGAACAGATTCAGGGCGTCGTCCTGGAAGCGAACGAAGTCGGCAACGAGTTCTACGCCACCCACGGGTTCGATCGAGTTGGCTCCCGCGAACTCGAGGTCGGGGACGAGACCCACACCGAGAACGTCTACGTCGAGAGCGACCACGACGACGACACCTGGCGCGCGCTCGAGACGATCGATGACGACGGGCAGACGCGCTACGTGAGCTACGGGGAACCGGCGCGCGGATCGAAGGCACCCTTCTACACGGTGTATGCGAACGAGACGGCGAGCAAGCGATACGGCTGGTTCTGTGGCAACTGTGACTCGCTGGACAATGCGATGGATTCGATGGGACGGATCATCTGTAACAGCTGTGACAATCGGCGGAAGGCGACGCGCTGGGACGCGTCGTATCTCTGA
- a CDS encoding ABC transporter ATP-binding protein gives MANLTLDNVTKRFDDGDDQIVAVDDVSIDIDDGEFLVLVGPSGCGKSTTLRMIAGLETVSDGTISIDGERINHVPAQQRDIAMVFQSYALYPHMTVRENMRFGLEESTDLDKTAMNAAVEETAELLEIADLLDRKPSELSGGQQQRVALGRAIVRDPAVFLMDEPLSNLDAKLRSGMRMELQRLQNDLGVTTVYVTHDQTEAMTMGDRIAILDDGKLQQVATPLECYHRPKNLFVAGFIGEPAMNFFDVTLEEDRLLLEGTSLEYPLSSTVREDLGDTTDLILGIRPEDVELLESGGSVHDFPVEVDVVEPMGNENNLLATFAETDLSINAITEGMRLMRDGERYAARLPESAIHLFDRSSGQALHNRQIEDEDELLEPRI, from the coding sequence ATGGCCAACCTCACACTCGACAACGTAACGAAACGCTTCGACGACGGCGACGACCAGATCGTCGCGGTCGACGACGTCTCGATCGACATCGACGACGGCGAGTTCCTCGTCCTCGTCGGCCCATCCGGCTGCGGGAAATCCACCACGCTCCGGATGATCGCCGGCCTCGAGACCGTCTCCGACGGCACGATTTCGATCGACGGCGAACGGATCAACCACGTCCCGGCCCAGCAGCGGGACATCGCGATGGTGTTCCAGAGCTACGCGCTGTACCCGCACATGACCGTCCGGGAGAACATGCGCTTCGGCCTCGAGGAGTCCACGGACCTCGACAAGACGGCGATGAACGCCGCCGTCGAGGAGACCGCGGAACTGCTCGAGATTGCCGACCTGCTCGATCGTAAACCCAGCGAACTCTCCGGCGGGCAGCAACAGCGCGTCGCGCTGGGCCGAGCGATCGTTCGCGATCCCGCCGTCTTCCTGATGGACGAACCGCTCTCGAATCTCGACGCCAAACTTCGGTCGGGGATGCGCATGGAACTCCAGCGCCTGCAGAACGACCTGGGCGTGACGACCGTCTACGTCACCCACGACCAGACCGAGGCGATGACGATGGGTGATCGAATCGCCATCCTGGACGACGGAAAACTCCAGCAGGTCGCGACGCCCCTCGAGTGCTATCACCGTCCGAAGAATCTCTTCGTCGCGGGCTTCATCGGGGAGCCGGCGATGAACTTCTTCGACGTGACGCTCGAGGAGGATCGACTCCTTCTAGAGGGCACCTCCCTCGAGTACCCACTCTCGTCGACGGTCCGCGAGGACCTCGGCGATACGACCGACCTCATCCTCGGAATTCGTCCGGAGGACGTCGAACTGCTCGAGTCGGGCGGCAGCGTTCACGACTTCCCGGTCGAGGTCGACGTCGTCGAGCCGATGGGCAACGAGAACAACCTGCTGGCGACGTTCGCGGAGACCGACCTGTCGATCAACGCGATCACCGAGGGGATGCGCCTCATGCGCGACGGCGAGCGGTACGCGGCGCGGCTCCCGGAGTCGGCGATTCACCTGTTCGATCGCTCGAGCGGGCAGGCGCTGCACAATCGTCAGATCGAGGACGAAGACGAGTTGCTCGAACCGCGGATCTGA
- a CDS encoding carbohydrate ABC transporter permease produces MDFDIRRTLTRLARGRREAADSEEERTDERPVRTDGGASSTSTSASGRTSRWTRLRHSEAVQAIPFWLPPALLMGLFVYGAISWNLLISLTDWSSLLQPDYTDLSLDMYRQMPDDKSFRAAFRNTVVLLVAFTGVSLAIGLVLAILVDQNIRFENTFRTIYLLPMALSFVVTAIFWAWMYNPTTGTINVVLRGLGLDFLTRNWIGNPDTRLAAIIFALTWQFSGYAMVVYLAGLRAIPDAHYEAAKVDGASTFRMYLRVIVPQLSAATTSAAVVLMVFALKAFDFIYVMFGDNPGRSADILAVMMFRVAFSRTQWAYGAAVATVLFLLALTVVGPYLYLQYKRGDL; encoded by the coding sequence ATGGACTTTGACATACGTCGAACACTGACGCGTCTCGCTCGCGGGCGTCGTGAAGCGGCGGATTCCGAGGAGGAACGAACCGACGAGCGACCCGTCCGAACCGACGGCGGCGCCTCGAGCACGAGTACAAGCGCGAGCGGGCGCACCAGTCGCTGGACCCGACTCCGTCACAGCGAGGCGGTCCAGGCGATCCCGTTCTGGCTCCCGCCGGCGCTACTGATGGGCCTGTTCGTCTACGGGGCGATCAGCTGGAACCTGCTCATCTCGCTTACCGACTGGAGCAGTCTGCTCCAGCCCGATTACACGGACCTGTCGCTCGATATGTACCGCCAGATGCCGGACGATAAATCGTTCAGGGCAGCGTTCCGGAACACGGTCGTCCTGCTGGTCGCGTTTACGGGCGTTTCACTCGCGATCGGGCTCGTTCTGGCGATTCTCGTCGACCAGAACATCCGATTCGAGAACACGTTCCGGACGATTTACCTGCTGCCGATGGCGCTGTCGTTCGTCGTCACGGCCATCTTCTGGGCGTGGATGTACAACCCAACGACGGGGACGATCAACGTCGTCCTCCGGGGGCTCGGGCTCGATTTCCTCACGAGAAACTGGATCGGCAACCCGGACACCAGGCTCGCGGCGATCATCTTCGCGCTGACCTGGCAGTTCAGCGGCTACGCGATGGTCGTCTACCTGGCCGGGCTTCGCGCGATTCCGGACGCCCACTACGAGGCGGCGAAAGTCGACGGAGCCAGCACGTTCCGCATGTACTTGCGCGTCATCGTCCCCCAGTTGAGCGCGGCGACGACGTCCGCGGCAGTCGTGTTGATGGTGTTCGCGCTGAAAGCGTTCGACTTCATCTACGTCATGTTCGGGGACAATCCCGGTCGATCCGCGGACATCCTCGCAGTGATGATGTTCCGGGTGGCCTTCTCACGGACTCAGTGGGCGTACGGCGCGGCCGTTGCGACCGTCCTCTTCCTGCTAGCGCTGACGGTCGTCGGTCCGTACCTGTATCTGCAGTATAAACGAGGTGATCTGTAA